The following coding sequences lie in one Paenibacillus durus ATCC 35681 genomic window:
- a CDS encoding winged helix-turn-helix transcriptional regulator translates to MFNIPVEATLDVIGGKWKVVILCHLDKGEKRTSELKRLMPGITQKMLTQQLRELEEDGVVKRSIYEQIPPKVVYSLTEYGWSLKPILDTMCAWGEKHIEQTPEPPIVVSSN, encoded by the coding sequence GTGTTCAATATTCCGGTTGAAGCTACTCTTGATGTGATTGGAGGCAAATGGAAAGTCGTCATCTTGTGTCATTTAGATAAAGGGGAGAAGCGGACCAGCGAATTAAAGAGATTAATGCCCGGCATTACGCAAAAGATGCTTACCCAACAATTGCGTGAGCTGGAAGAGGACGGAGTTGTGAAACGAAGCATTTACGAGCAGATCCCGCCGAAAGTGGTATACTCGCTAACCGAATACGGATGGTCTCTAAAACCAATTTTGGATACCATGTGCGCATGGGGGGAGAAGCATATCGAGCAGACGCCTGAGCCCCCAATCGTTGTATCTTCCAACTAG
- a CDS encoding NADP-dependent oxidoreductase, with amino-acid sequence MIGIGIEQYGDEQQLKTVVVPTEPLGPDDLLIAIKASGVNPVDWKVREGLLREDFPYQLPLILGWDASGKVAAVGSNVKDFKVGDDVFFRPEMEKQGTYADEIVIPASLVAPMPQGLTYAEAASLPLVGLTVWQALVEAGNVQPGDKVLILAGSGGIGSMAIQVAKALGAYVAATTSCKNMEFVRDLGADEVLAYDQGLNTTTEFDFMLDTLGGSSYGDALKFMKKNAVVATIISGRDAVRPDYIDAVEEERQLTVKFVFTRPDGRNMNHIRELVEAQKIKPVVAEVLPLTIDGARKAHRLSQTGRVRGKIVLSNNN; translated from the coding sequence ATGATCGGAATTGGTATTGAGCAATACGGCGATGAACAGCAGCTAAAGACAGTAGTTGTACCTACAGAACCGTTAGGGCCGGATGACCTGTTGATCGCTATAAAGGCAAGCGGGGTAAACCCCGTTGACTGGAAAGTGCGGGAAGGGCTTCTGAGAGAAGACTTTCCGTACCAGCTTCCGCTTATTTTAGGCTGGGATGCGTCAGGTAAGGTGGCGGCTGTCGGCTCCAATGTGAAGGATTTTAAAGTGGGAGACGATGTCTTTTTTAGACCGGAAATGGAAAAACAGGGAACCTACGCAGATGAAATCGTGATCCCTGCAAGCCTGGTCGCACCGATGCCTCAAGGACTAACCTATGCTGAAGCGGCTTCGCTCCCCTTGGTAGGGCTCACGGTATGGCAGGCTCTTGTAGAAGCAGGGAATGTTCAGCCGGGGGATAAAGTGCTCATTTTAGCGGGAAGCGGCGGGATCGGTTCGATGGCCATTCAAGTCGCCAAAGCACTCGGCGCCTATGTGGCGGCGACAACAAGCTGCAAGAACATGGAATTCGTACGTGATTTGGGGGCGGATGAAGTTCTCGCTTATGACCAAGGCTTGAATACAACAACAGAGTTTGATTTTATGCTGGATACGCTCGGAGGCTCTTCTTATGGGGATGCTCTGAAATTTATGAAGAAAAATGCAGTGGTGGCTACAATCATTAGCGGGCGGGATGCCGTTCGTCCCGATTATATAGATGCAGTGGAAGAAGAGCGCCAGTTGACGGTTAAGTTCGTATTTACTCGTCCGGACGGAAGAAATATGAACCATATCCGCGAGCTTGTTGAAGCGCAAAAAATAAAGCCGGTTGTAGCCGAAGTTCTTCCGCTAACCATTGACGGAGCCAGAAAAGCTCACCGTTTAAGCCAAACAGGCAGGGTGCGGGGAAAGATCGTTTTGAGTAATAACAACTAA
- a CDS encoding FAD-dependent oxidoreductase, with product MFTKIFEPGKIGNLEIKNRLVVPPMLTEYAAEDGRLTERYIRYYEEKAKGGWGLIIAEDNAVEPRGAGFKNLPGIWSDEIMEEHKELVERVHKAGAKIAVQIYHAGREASSAVMGMRPIAPSAIQDPTQSETPVEMTTEEVKEMVEKFAQAIRRCKEAGYDAIELHGAHGYLINQFVSPFSNKRTDAYGGNLMNRLRFPLEIIARAKELVGDEFPMIYRISADEMVEGGLTIEDTKVISQVLEQSGIAAIHASAGVYKTGAIVSAPTAIRTAVFSDYAKEIRKVVNIPVFAVNKIIYPHVAESILKEGKADFVAMGRASTADPQFPNKVKEGRLDEIIFCIGCRQGCQWRIAQQNPVSCLVNPLTGKEGEYEVKEAEVKKKVMVIGGGPVGMEAAIIAAKRGHDVTLYDKSDKLGGQWLLAAIPPGKELLNTFTVWQKGELDRSGVKVVLNTEVTKAFVEQVNPDEIILASGATPIIPGIPGADKSHVYTANDVLLGKVDLPDQVVVIGGGLVGAETAEHTAVHNRKTSIVEMRPEIAADMEPASKEFLIKSLKHNEVAVHVNSKVLEITDTHVIIDTEKGQQALPASLVVLAIGSRSNNALASELGEKYNVNVIGDASVVGKALEGINLAYKTALAI from the coding sequence ATGTTCACAAAGATTTTTGAACCGGGCAAAATAGGCAATCTGGAAATTAAGAACCGGCTGGTCGTCCCCCCGATGCTGACCGAATATGCCGCCGAAGACGGCAGGCTGACTGAGCGGTATATTAGATACTATGAGGAAAAAGCCAAAGGCGGCTGGGGCCTGATCATCGCCGAAGACAACGCGGTCGAACCCCGCGGGGCCGGTTTTAAGAATTTACCCGGGATATGGTCGGATGAAATTATGGAAGAGCATAAGGAATTGGTTGAACGGGTTCATAAGGCGGGAGCTAAAATAGCGGTCCAAATCTATCATGCGGGCAGAGAAGCCAGCAGTGCAGTCATGGGCATGCGGCCGATTGCCCCTTCGGCGATTCAAGATCCGACGCAGTCTGAAACTCCTGTTGAAATGACTACGGAAGAAGTAAAGGAGATGGTCGAGAAATTTGCTCAGGCCATCAGAAGATGTAAAGAAGCGGGCTATGATGCGATTGAGCTTCACGGCGCGCATGGATATTTAATCAATCAGTTCGTCTCTCCTTTCTCCAACAAGCGAACCGACGCCTATGGCGGAAACCTGATGAACCGGCTGCGGTTCCCGCTTGAAATTATAGCCAGAGCCAAGGAGTTGGTCGGCGACGAGTTCCCGATGATTTACCGGATTTCCGCCGACGAGATGGTGGAAGGCGGACTGACCATTGAAGATACGAAAGTCATCAGTCAGGTGTTGGAGCAAAGCGGCATTGCTGCCATTCATGCTTCTGCCGGCGTCTACAAGACTGGAGCGATCGTCTCCGCGCCGACAGCGATCAGAACGGCCGTGTTCTCCGACTATGCCAAAGAAATTAGAAAAGTGGTCAATATTCCAGTTTTTGCCGTCAATAAGATCATTTATCCGCATGTAGCGGAGTCGATTCTAAAAGAAGGCAAGGCTGATTTTGTGGCTATGGGCCGGGCTTCCACCGCAGATCCTCAATTCCCGAACAAGGTGAAGGAAGGAAGGCTGGATGAAATCATTTTCTGTATCGGCTGCAGACAGGGCTGTCAGTGGAGAATCGCTCAGCAAAACCCGGTGTCCTGCCTGGTTAACCCGCTCACGGGCAAAGAAGGCGAATATGAGGTTAAGGAAGCTGAAGTGAAAAAGAAAGTGATGGTCATCGGCGGCGGACCCGTTGGTATGGAAGCGGCCATTATCGCAGCAAAACGCGGTCATGATGTGACTTTGTACGATAAGAGCGACAAGCTTGGAGGACAGTGGCTTCTGGCTGCAATCCCTCCAGGCAAAGAGCTGCTGAACACCTTTACGGTATGGCAAAAGGGCGAGCTTGACCGTTCAGGGGTCAAAGTCGTGTTAAATACAGAAGTAACGAAAGCATTCGTAGAGCAAGTGAACCCGGATGAAATCATCCTCGCTTCGGGAGCCACTCCAATCATTCCTGGAATTCCAGGCGCAGACAAATCTCATGTATACACGGCCAATGATGTGCTGCTTGGAAAAGTGGATCTGCCAGATCAAGTGGTCGTTATCGGCGGCGGACTGGTAGGAGCGGAAACGGCAGAACATACTGCGGTTCACAATCGGAAGACCTCCATCGTTGAGATGCGTCCGGAAATTGCGGCCGACATGGAGCCGGCATCCAAAGAGTTCTTGATAAAATCCTTGAAGCATAATGAAGTGGCCGTACACGTCAATTCGAAGGTTCTGGAAATTACGGATACGCATGTTATCA
- a CDS encoding aldo/keto reductase — MVKNLQDTTALYNGVRMPWFGLGVFKVEEGPELEDAVKTAIKHGYRSIDTAAIYGNEEGVGRGIQQGLKEAGISREELFVTSKVWNDDLGYESTLAAYETSLKKLNLEYLDLYLIHWPKEGKFKDAWRALETIYKEGRVKAIGVSNFQIHHLEELMVDAEIKPMVNQVEYHPRLTQKELQQYCKQQGIQFEAWSPLMQGQLLDNPELKAIADKYNKSIAQVILRWDLQNGVITIPKSTKEHRIVENASVFDFELTKEDMEQIDSLNQNHRVGPDPDNFDF; from the coding sequence GTGGTAAAAAATTTGCAAGATACAACTGCTCTGTATAATGGTGTGAGGATGCCGTGGTTTGGATTGGGTGTATTTAAAGTGGAGGAAGGTCCCGAACTTGAGGATGCGGTGAAGACAGCGATCAAACATGGATACCGCAGCATTGATACGGCAGCTATCTATGGAAATGAAGAAGGCGTCGGACGGGGAATTCAGCAAGGGCTTAAAGAAGCCGGGATTAGCAGAGAAGAACTGTTTGTGACTTCCAAAGTATGGAATGACGATTTGGGATATGAGTCAACGCTGGCAGCCTATGAGACGAGTCTCAAAAAGCTGAATCTGGAATACCTGGATTTATACCTGATTCACTGGCCGAAAGAAGGAAAGTTTAAAGATGCCTGGAGAGCGCTGGAAACCATTTATAAAGAAGGCCGTGTAAAAGCGATTGGCGTAAGCAACTTCCAAATTCATCATCTTGAAGAGCTAATGGTTGACGCGGAAATTAAACCCATGGTGAATCAAGTGGAGTACCATCCTCGGTTAACCCAAAAGGAATTACAGCAATATTGCAAGCAGCAAGGCATTCAATTTGAAGCTTGGTCGCCGCTCATGCAGGGTCAACTCCTGGATAATCCGGAGCTCAAAGCCATTGCGGATAAATACAATAAATCCATTGCCCAAGTCATTCTGCGCTGGGACCTTCAGAACGGCGTTATCACGATTCCTAAATCTACGAAAGAACATCGGATCGTTGAAAATGCCAGCGTATTTGATTTTGAATTAACAAAAGAGGATATGGAGCAAATTGACAGTCTGAATCAAAATCATCGGGTTGGCCCGGATCCGGACAATTTTGATTTTTAA